One stretch of Aythya fuligula isolate bAytFul2 chromosome 24, bAytFul2.pri, whole genome shotgun sequence DNA includes these proteins:
- the LOC116498568 gene encoding G protein-activated inward rectifier potassium channel 1-like — MAAVRRKFGDEYQAVGPGGGGARRERQRFVDKNGRCNVQHGNLGGESSRYLSDLFTTLVDLKWRWNLLIFLLTYTVAWLVMASMWWGIAYLRGDLHRAHDDTYSPCVANVYNFPSAFLFFIETEATIGYGHRYITERCPEGIVLFLFQSLLGSIVDAFLIGCMFIKMSQPKKRAETLMFSRAAVVSQRDGKLCLMFRVGNLRNSHMVSAQIRCKLIKSRQTPEGEFLPLDQCELDVGFGTGADQLFLVSPLTICHEINSKSPFFCLSQRSLRSEQFEIVVILEGIVETTGMTCQARTSYTEDEVLWGHRFLPVMSLEDGFFRVDYSQFHATFEVPTPPYSVKEQEENLSLSSSLNSPIDNNKTRREKVCSLDCIDIAGEKNKLPFKLQKISSRKEDLPRRALRMSSSNTGKTCSTGDLLNIQEMSPISNGEDGDERIQLKALKMNAEA, encoded by the exons ATGGCTGCGGTGCGCAGGAAGTTTGGGGATGAGTACCAGGCGGTGGGCCCAGGCGGCGGCGGTGCCCGCAGAGAGCGGCAGCGCTTCGTGGACAAGAACGGGCGCTGCAACGTGCAGCACGGCAACCTGGGCGGCGAGAGCAGCCGTTACCTGTCCGACCTCTTCACCACGCTGGTGGACCTCAAGTGGCGCTGGAACCTGCTCATCTTCCTGCTGACCTACACGGTCGCCTGGCTGGTCATGGCTTCGATGTGGTGGGGCATCGCCTACCTGCGAGGGGACCTGCACCGGGCGCACGATGACACCTACAGCCCGTGCGTGGCCAACGTGTACAACTTTCCCTCCgccttcctcttcttcataGAGACCGAAGCCACCATCGGCTACGGGCACCGCTACATTACCGAGCGCTGCCCTGAGGGCATCGtgctcttcctcttccagtCGCTGCTGGGTTCCATCGTCGACGCGTTCCTCATCGGCTGCATGTTCATCAAGATGTCCCAGCCCAAGAAGCGAGCCGAGACCCTCATGTTCAGCCGCGCCGCAGTCGTCTCGCAGCGGGATGGCAAGCTCTGCCTCATGTTCCGCGTGGGCAACCTCCGCAACAGCCACATGGTTTCTGCCCAGATCCGCTGCAAGCTGATCAAG tCCCGACAGACACCGGAGGGGGAATTTCTGCCACTAGACCAATGTGAACTGGATGTTGGATTTGGAACTGGAGCTGACCAGCTGTTTTTAGTTTCCCCATTAACCATCTGTCATGAAATTAACTCAAAGAGcccctttttctgtctctcacaAAGATCACTAAGAAGCGAACAATTTGAAATAGTTGTCATCCTTGAAGGAATCGTTGAGACTACTG GAATGACATGTCAAGCTAGAACCTCGTATACAGAAGATGAAGTTCTTTGGGGTCACAGATTCCTGCCAGTAATGTCCCTGGAAGATGGCTTTTTCCGTGTTGATTATTCTCAGTTTCATGCTACATTTGAAGTCCCCACTCCTCCTTACAGTGTtaaagagcaagaagaaaacctCTCTCTGTCATCTTCTTTGAACAGTCCTATTGATAACAACAAGACCAGAAGAGAAAAGGTTTGTTCACTTGACTGCATTGACAttgcaggagagaaaaacaagctcCCTTTTAAACTTCAGAAGATCAGCTCGAGAAAGGAAGACCTTCCGAGAAGAGCCCTGAGAATGAGTTCCAGTAACACGGGGAAGACTTGCAGTACCGGAGATCTCTTGAATATTCAAGAAATGAGTCCCATCTCCAATGGTGAAGATGGTGATGAGAGGATACAGCTGAAAGCCTTAAAAATGAATGCTGAGGCTTAG